In Lolium rigidum isolate FL_2022 chromosome 7, APGP_CSIRO_Lrig_0.1, whole genome shotgun sequence, the DNA window CTACCCATTTTATCCGTGTATTCTAACTTTGAGCTCTTATACCACTTTAACTGTCGCGCCTCGAAACCGACCCCGAGCGGGACAGTAGCCGCACACGTATAGACCAGGAAGTCTATATACATGGAAGGCTTACAAAAGCAGGCATAAATCATTATAGTGCCCgagatcggaaattcaattcggctcccgggtgtgtATGCTCCGTCTAAccaaatttttttttcaaaatatcgaaaaattttgacaaaaaattctacatgtacatctccacaatataagtGTGTTCTTCATGTTTCGCGAGAAACTAATAtattttgtgatctatgtaaaaaagagaaaaattatcttatgaaaaaccttatttttagcattgaattttttcttttttacacacgtcacacgacagttcgatttttcatgaaacaactttgtgagcatgtagcacgtacgatttttcttttcaatttttaaaaatttcaaaatatgtgtaacatgtatttcaaaataaatggagcatatactcccatgtgccaaaacactacTGCCGATCGAGATGAGAAGCTTATTTATAtattttataaaaaataaaattaacttaacATGAATAAAAAATTATTTGGACTTTCCCACACGGATAGTCTATACTTCTCAAATATTGATAATGTTGCGTGTTCTTACATGTTTTTACAATCTTACGTTAATGGCACTCCATCAAAAAATTATTGGAGGAAGGAAGAGTGAGTTCGTAAAAGAGTAACAAATGATCAATGGATTAGCTGGAATAAAAAAACAAAGTATTACAAGGAACTAAATTCACAAAAGTGAATACAgtgacaaagaaaatgaattgatACGTGCCTGAGAATGATTGGCATCACACATGATATCAAGCTTTTCAACCGTAGAGTTAGAGGGCTCAAATTCCACTTCGACATCAACAATCTGAACCAGAACCACGAAGGAACTTGTTGAGCAGTTATTCCTTTGAATGTTGGAACCCGAAAACCTAGACTTACTAATGTCGATCGCTCGCAGCAATCCATCATCGACATGTTTCAAAGTAGGACGACTTTTGGTGGCTGACTGATAAACCCCACGTCTGATAGTCCACACATGGTAGTGTTTCATTGGCAGAGTTGGCTATGTTAGGGAATCCTCTTCCTTCAAAGTATGTCTGTCCCGGAGAACCGAGACGGTTTCAAAGTTGTGATCGGTACAATAGGCTTTGGCGTCTTCATGCTAATACCGATAGGAAAAAATTACATGAACAAATCGACAATAGAACCATAAGAATGAAACCAAGTGAATATACTCATGGCATCCATGCACGGGTCCACGCACAATCTTGGTCTTGTTCTACTACTACTATGCCATCGCACAGTCCATGGAACCGCCCTCGTTCACGCAGAGGGTcgatcccgggtgtcaatgcatcACGCCGAACGGACGGCATCCCGCAACTGTTTAGTTCAATGCAAATCCGGTCAATATCTAGGCTAAGGCTAATTCGTGCTTAGCAATCTTGATATTTTTTCGTCGTTCTCTGTCCAGGGTGTAAAGATTGACCGGGGAATCTGAGGAATATTCAACGCAGTCGTGCTTGACGTACGCCTTGACCCCAGATGACGCaagtggagatggagatggcgCACGCAAGGTGTTTGACGAAATATCTACACCCAGAGGAGTTAAGCGGCACAAAAGATAGCGATAATTGACATGACGAATGGCAGATGCGTCCAAACGGGGTCAGCACTCATCTTCTTCTTTGTTTAATCTTGAACCGATTTTACCTGATCCAAACTGCAATATCATATTATACTAGTAATGACTAATGAGTACTAATGAAGTATAGTATGAGTTGGTTCTCTCGAGTAAATGCAACACTCCAAGCGAAGCTGTGAATAACACTAGGATCAACACCGAACAACTCATAACATTTTTTCAGATTACAATTGATTGGTAGCCTTCTTGAACTCATAAGTCATACCCCGCTGTTTATACACGCACCACAGAAAATAAACTAACACACTTGACATTCATCTCTTTATACATAGTTCTGGTTATCTAATTCAACTGACACACTGGCTTATCCTGAAGAACTAGATAATTCACAATCAATCCGAATCTTTGATTCATAACCGCAACTCCACTGTCCAAGAATATTCTACTATAATGTTGAAATGAAAGCATCTACCTTGTCGTTCACCCCCTCGACAGAAATTTCATGCAGATAGGAGGGTtcaccttggcaagagcaagaaccGACTGCGGCAGAACCCACAATCCATCACCGCAAATCATGCCGGAAGCAACTGCAGGTGCGAATGTGTCTGCGTTGGCTCTGTCCAGCTTTTGCCAGATGAAAAGGATCACTGTCCCGACGAACATATCGATCGCGAAATATGCTCCAAGATAGAATGGTATTGCCATAGCCATCGGGATCGGTATGAATCCAGATACCTTCTTAGGCACCAGGTCTCTTATCAAGTTTATGGCAATCGCTGCAGCGAAGAATATGGCGCAAAGAGTCAGGCAGTTCTTTGGTAGGGACGAGAAGCCGTCGACACCTAGTATCGCAATGCTGCGGAAGATGGCCGCATTTGGTGCAGGGTACTCGCTGCCACTGATGCCGACATTATCAAATGCCTTGTAGAAAAGCCAGAATACGCAAGGAGCAATCACACAGCCCATTGCAGTGCCTATGACTTGGCTGATGAACATTGACCTTGGCGAGGCCAGTGTCAGGTATCCTGTTTTGAAGTCCTGCATTAGATCAGAAGCAGTAGACACGATGTTCATCATCACACCGCAGGCAGCCAGGCCCGCAAGAACACCCCCATGTGAAGCACCTGTCCATGCACCGAAAGCAAAGATTGCGAGCTTTCCATAAGTTGTGACAAGAGACCAATCAGTGAGGCCAGCTCCATAGGCATTGCAGAAGGCAAGTACCGGTGCTACGATATAGGCTACCAAGATTTGGTACCACTTCAGCTGAGGGAATATCTGCGGGACAGTGCCAATAGATATGGCAGCAACAACAGCATAGCCTCCATATGCAATGTACCAGGGGATTTGATCTTTGAGAAAGAGTTCAGTGCGCCGCTCCTCATCATATGAGACAGGTGCAACACTGTTACCCGTTTCATCATCTGACACTGGTAGTGTACTAGcgttactcttcttgagttgagatCTTAATGAGCGAACTGTAAGGAAGAGCATCTTGACAAAATTGTACAGGCCATCACCAAGAATCACAGCAATGGCAATGAAGACCTGTAATACCAATTGGAATTAGTTGCAGAAAAGATAACAAAGCCTTTAAGGAAAGTTCTTCTTCTTACCCGGTAACCTTGCATTCCGTGGAGATTACCATCTGCGAGTTCAGCAGAGAACCAGTCACCTCTTTTCTTGGCTATAAGAGGCCACATTATTCCCCATGACAGAATGGCTCCCAGGAGAACAGATACATTGACAATATGCGGGCAAATCATTGCAACTCCAACATAGGTAGGAGAGAAGTCAAAGTAAAACCTTGCAAAAAGAAGTTCGATTAAGGAGAATGTTGAAAGGGAGCTActctgcatatatatatatggacgTAGCATCAAATTCAGAAGTCGGATGATAGA includes these proteins:
- the LOC124676576 gene encoding LOW QUALITY PROTEIN: probable metal-nicotianamine transporter YSL13 (The sequence of the model RefSeq protein was modified relative to this genomic sequence to represent the inferred CDS: inserted 1 base in 1 codon) → MAQETTGSNGSAAADVEMVEANELRRRSKPGDRARRDGEGAVPAEEEEEAVSVERAFADQRVPSWREQLTVRAFVVSFFLAVMFSVIVMKLNLTIGVIPSLNVSAGLLSFFFVRLWTGALDKVGLLRQPFTRQENTVIQTCVVAAYGIAFSGGFGNYLLAMSDRIASQSTEANDPQNIKNPQLLWIIGFLLVVSFIGLFGLVPLRKTMIIDYKLTYPSGTATAYLINGFHTPHGAKIAGKQVKKLGQFFGLSFFWGFFQWFYTATDSCGFQKFPSLGLQAFNNRFYFDFSPTYVGVAMICPHIVNVSVLLGAILSWGIMWPLIAKKRGDWFSAELADGNLHGMQGYRVFIAIAVILGDGLYNFVKMLFLTVRSLRSQLKKSNASTLPVSDDETGNSVAPVSYDEERRTELFLKDQIPWYIAYGGYAVVAAISIGTVPQIFPQLKWYQILVAYIVAPVLAFCNAYGAGLTDWSLVTTYGKLAIFAFGAWTGASHGGVLAGLAACGVMMNIVSTASDLMQDFKTGYLTLASPRSMFISQVIGTAMGCVIAPCVFWLFYKAFDNVGISGSEYPAPNAAIFRSIAILGVDGFSSLPKNCLTLCAIFFAAAIAINLIRDLVPKKVSGFIPIPMAMAIPFYLGAYFAIDMFVGTVILFIWQKLDRANADTFAPAVASGMICGDGLWVLPQSVLALAKVNPPICMKFLSRXVNDKVDAFISTL